The Ciconia boyciana chromosome 32, ASM3463844v1, whole genome shotgun sequence genome includes a window with the following:
- the LOC140645281 gene encoding voltage-gated potassium channel subunit beta-2-like has protein sequence MKYRNLGRSGLRVSCLGLGARGTFGAGISDEEAERVLSAAYESGVTLFDAAEASGRAEKMLGNILRSKGWRRSSYVVTTRVFWGAGSCGVTPSLPPRADEGLSRKHVLEGLRGSLQRLQLDYVDVVFAGPRPGPAHTEGPDPTLRLLRLEELVRAMSDVIDRGLALYWGTAGAPGDVMDAYAVARQFNLVAPVCQWAELPPEPRLFRQIGLGALTWSPVAPGPTLDEEPLPHGRPIARPGPCGPRASAPSWWGPRPRGCCGSSSGPCRSHQEPAPAWAPRHGGHSLFWVHPPAPAWTSMGWSGCLLHHGPPRAAGGCLLHHGPPWAAVDICSSVDLRGLQVDICSTMDLHGLQWISAPAWTSTGCRYPKR, from the exons ATGAAGTACCG gaACCTCGGGCGGTCGGGGCTGCGGGTCTCGTGCCTCGGGCTGG GTGCCCGGGGAACGTTCGGGGCCGGGATCTCCGATGAG GAGGCCGAGCGGGTGCTGAGCGCGGCCTACGAAAGCGGGGTGACCCTCTTCGACGCCGCCGAGGCCTCGGGCAG GGCAGAGAAGATGCTGGGAAACATCCTGAGGAGCAAaggctggag acGCTCCAGTTACGTCGTCACCACGAGAGTCTTCTGGGGGGCA GGCAGCTGTGGGGTGACGCCGTCTCTGCCCCCAAGGGCCGACGAGGGACTCTCGCGGAAACACGTCCTGGAGG GCCTCCGTGGGTCCCTCCAGCGGCTCCAGCTCGACTACGTCGACGTCGTCTTCGCTgggccccgccccggccccgcccacACCGAAG GGCCCGACCCGACCCTGCGCCTCCTGCGGCTGGAAG AGCTGGTGCGCGCCATGAGTGATGTCATCGACCGGGGGCTGGCGCTGTACTGGGGGACGGCGGGGGCGCCTGGTGACGTcatg gaCGCCTACGCGGTGGCCCGGCAGTTCAACCTGGTGGCCCCCGTGTGCCAGTGGGCGGAGCTTCCGCCGGAGCCCCGCCTCTTCCGGCAGATCGG CCTGGGTGCCCTCACCTGGTCCCCGGTGGCCCCCGGCCCCACCCTGGACGAGGAGccgctgccccacggccgccccatAGCCAGG cctggTCCCTGCGGGCCGAGGGCGTCAGCTCCGTCCTGGTGGGGGCCGCGACCCCGCGGGTGCTGCGGGAGCAGCTCCGGGCCCTGCAG GTCCcaccaggagcctgctccagcttgggCTCCTCGCCACGGGGGTCACAGCCTCTtttgggtgcatccacctgctccagcgtggacctccatgggctggaGTGGAtgtctgctccaccatggacctccacgggctgcaggtggatgtctgctccaccatggacctccatgggctgcagtggatatctgctcctCCGTGgacctccgtgggctgcag gtggatatctgctctaccatggacctccatgggctgcagtggatatctgctccagcgtggacctccacgggctgcag ATACCCAAAACGCTGA